Proteins found in one Tsukamurella paurometabola DSM 20162 genomic segment:
- a CDS encoding 1,4-dihydroxy-2-naphthoate polyprenyltransferase translates to MATPAQWLEGARPRTLPNAIAPVIAGTGAAGYLGEAVWWKALLALVVSLSLILGVNFANDYSDGIRGTDDDRVGPLRLVGSGLASPEAVKRAAFVCFGVAGVAGVILSLTSAWWLILVGLVCVAGAWFYTGGTNPYGYQGLGEIAVFVFFGLVAVLGTEFVQAGRIDVTGVLSACAIGSYSSAVLVANNLRDIPTDTESGKITLAVRLGDSNTRILFGVLVAVPTALGLALAAVATPWALLTLLSAPLAVRAALPVVRGGRGPALIPALAQTGLAMLVWSIADAAGLFLGA, encoded by the coding sequence ATGGCAACTCCCGCGCAGTGGCTCGAAGGCGCACGCCCCCGCACGCTCCCGAACGCGATCGCCCCGGTGATCGCGGGCACGGGGGCGGCGGGCTACCTCGGTGAGGCCGTGTGGTGGAAGGCGCTACTGGCCCTGGTGGTCTCGCTGTCGCTGATCCTGGGGGTGAACTTCGCCAACGATTACTCCGACGGTATCCGTGGCACGGACGACGACCGGGTGGGTCCGCTGCGGCTCGTCGGGTCGGGGTTGGCCTCGCCGGAGGCGGTGAAGCGGGCGGCCTTCGTATGCTTCGGCGTCGCGGGCGTGGCCGGCGTGATCCTCAGCCTCACCTCGGCGTGGTGGCTGATCCTGGTGGGCCTGGTGTGTGTGGCCGGTGCCTGGTTCTACACCGGCGGCACGAACCCGTACGGCTACCAGGGTCTCGGCGAGATCGCCGTGTTCGTCTTCTTCGGCCTGGTCGCGGTGCTGGGAACCGAGTTCGTGCAGGCCGGCCGGATCGACGTGACGGGGGTGCTGTCCGCCTGTGCGATCGGTTCCTACAGTTCCGCGGTGCTGGTGGCGAACAATCTGCGCGACATCCCCACCGACACGGAATCGGGCAAGATCACCCTGGCCGTGCGGCTCGGCGACTCGAATACCCGCATCCTGTTCGGCGTCCTGGTCGCCGTCCCCACGGCGCTGGGTCTTGCGCTCGCCGCCGTCGCCACTCCGTGGGCCCTCCTCACCCTGCTCTCGGCGCCGCTCGCCGTCCGCGCCGCCCTGCCGGTGGTGCGGGGCGGCCGGGGCCCCGCCCTGATCCCGGCCCTCGCCCAGACCGGTCTGGCCATGCTGGTCTGGTCGATCGCCGACGCCGCAGGCCTGTTCCTCGGCGCCTGA
- a CDS encoding acyl-CoA dehydrogenase: MKQNIAAQTPLLSPRDIDFLVYEWLGAEELTKHERYAEHSRETFDAALDLAAEVAVKKLSNHYREADAHEPTVGPDGTVVTLPETAEGIKAIFDSGLLTGEIPAEEGGIGLPSVVAKATFAWLNAANLPTAVYTGLTMGNVNVIRSFGTDEQKRLYVEPMMEGRFTGTMCLSEPEAGSALADITARAERREDGTYAITGTKMWITGGDHEMTENIVHLVLAKVPGSPDGVKGISLFIVPKYLVNDDTSVGERNDVTLVGLNHKMGNKGTTNCLLAFGDGTHPQPGGGATGYLVGTENRGLIQMFQMMNEARIAVGYTASSIAYTAYLQSLEYARSRVQGRPVTALDGPQVPIIEHADVRRMLLAQKSFAEGGLALTLYAARLIDEANTAADEAGKVAAEQFLDFLTPIIKSWPSEFGLKANEYAIQIHGGYGYTRDYNVEQLYRDNRLNAIHEGAKAIHGLDLLGRKVPQHGGASFGALLGRIEATAARAADVPELADLAAQLRAASGRALEVTMAVGGAGDPALSLANATAYLDGLGHVVVAWLWLDQALATIAEDGTPKDEAFYRGKRTAARYFFTYELPKALTEFDLLAKLDRTTLDLDIAVL; the protein is encoded by the coding sequence TTGAAGCAGAACATCGCAGCGCAGACCCCGCTGCTCAGCCCCCGTGACATCGACTTCCTGGTCTACGAGTGGCTCGGCGCCGAGGAGCTCACCAAGCACGAGCGGTACGCGGAGCACTCCCGCGAGACGTTCGACGCGGCGCTCGACCTCGCCGCCGAGGTCGCGGTGAAGAAGTTGTCGAATCACTACCGCGAGGCCGACGCCCACGAACCCACCGTCGGCCCGGACGGCACGGTCGTGACGCTCCCGGAGACCGCCGAGGGGATCAAGGCGATCTTCGACTCGGGTCTGCTGACCGGTGAGATCCCCGCCGAGGAGGGCGGCATCGGCCTGCCCTCGGTGGTGGCGAAGGCCACCTTCGCGTGGCTCAACGCCGCGAACCTTCCCACCGCGGTGTACACCGGTCTGACGATGGGCAACGTGAACGTGATCCGCTCGTTCGGCACCGACGAGCAGAAGCGGCTCTACGTGGAGCCGATGATGGAGGGGCGATTCACCGGCACCATGTGCCTATCGGAACCGGAAGCGGGTTCGGCGCTGGCCGACATCACCGCACGCGCCGAGCGCCGCGAGGACGGCACCTACGCGATCACCGGTACGAAGATGTGGATCACCGGTGGCGACCACGAAATGACCGAGAACATCGTGCATCTCGTGCTCGCGAAGGTTCCCGGCTCACCCGACGGCGTGAAGGGCATCTCGCTGTTCATCGTCCCCAAGTACCTGGTGAACGACGACACCTCGGTGGGCGAACGCAACGATGTGACCCTGGTGGGCCTGAACCACAAGATGGGCAACAAGGGCACCACCAACTGCCTGCTCGCCTTCGGCGACGGTACGCACCCGCAGCCCGGCGGCGGCGCCACCGGCTATCTGGTGGGCACCGAGAACCGCGGCCTGATCCAGATGTTCCAGATGATGAACGAGGCGCGGATCGCGGTGGGCTACACCGCCTCCTCGATCGCGTACACCGCATACCTGCAGTCCCTGGAGTACGCCAGGAGCCGGGTGCAGGGACGACCCGTCACGGCGCTCGACGGACCGCAGGTCCCGATCATCGAGCACGCCGACGTGCGGCGGATGCTGCTCGCGCAGAAGAGCTTCGCCGAAGGCGGGCTCGCTCTCACCCTGTACGCCGCCCGCCTGATCGACGAGGCGAACACCGCCGCCGACGAGGCCGGAAAGGTCGCGGCGGAGCAGTTCCTGGACTTCCTCACGCCGATCATCAAGAGCTGGCCGTCGGAGTTCGGTCTCAAGGCCAACGAGTACGCGATCCAGATTCACGGCGGCTACGGCTACACCCGCGACTACAACGTCGAGCAGCTGTACCGGGACAATCGGCTCAACGCGATCCATGAGGGGGCCAAGGCGATTCACGGCCTGGATCTGCTGGGCCGGAAGGTGCCGCAGCACGGGGGTGCGTCCTTCGGTGCCCTGCTGGGCCGGATCGAGGCGACCGCGGCCCGCGCGGCCGACGTACCCGAGCTGGCCGACCTCGCGGCGCAGCTGCGCGCGGCATCCGGCCGGGCACTGGAGGTCACCATGGCGGTCGGCGGAGCCGGCGATCCGGCACTGTCGCTGGCGAACGCGACGGCCTACCTCGACGGCCTCGGCCACGTGGTGGTGGCATGGCTGTGGCTCGATCAGGCACTCGCCACGATCGCCGAGGACGGCACCCCGAAGGACGAGGCCTTCTACCGCGGTAAGCGGACCGCGGCGCGGTACTTCTTCACCTACGAACTGCCGAAGGCGTTGACGGAGTTCGACCTGCTCGCGAAGCTGGACCGGACCACGCTCGACCTGGACATCGCCGTCCTCTAG
- a CDS encoding DUF3089 domain-containing protein, giving the protein MVLRRIGGRVAAVLAAAALSAALAGGVAQGTPSTLWMCRPGTANPCTLPLDTTDLSTGQVTTPAKPTAGDQKVDCFYVYPTVTNQVAPNANPVRMPEVDSIARFQAARFSSMCRVFAPIYPQITILGLAPAMLLQLKQPMQTAYTSVRDAWREYLARDNKGRGVVFIGHSQGSMMLRKLIREEIDRVPAVRDRVVGALLIGGNVTTAAGSTTGGDFQNLPLCTRRGQFGCVIGFSTDLVAPVISLFGNTDIDLLSQTMDLPRGAGYRVACTDPGPLAGETGPVPVTVPSEPYSFGIISTLMGYTTFPEALPTSTSTWTASKGRGIGACEYVNRHSMYRITMTTPQPINELPLLSTHLLDMNFGLDRLVSIARQQSQAWLKR; this is encoded by the coding sequence ATGGTGCTCAGGCGGATCGGCGGGCGCGTGGCCGCGGTACTGGCGGCGGCGGCACTGAGCGCCGCCCTAGCAGGCGGGGTAGCACAGGGCACACCGTCCACGCTGTGGATGTGCCGGCCGGGCACCGCGAATCCGTGCACCCTCCCTCTCGACACCACCGACCTCAGCACCGGCCAGGTGACGACGCCGGCCAAGCCGACGGCCGGGGACCAGAAGGTGGACTGCTTCTACGTCTACCCCACGGTGACCAATCAAGTTGCGCCCAACGCGAATCCGGTTCGCATGCCGGAGGTGGACTCGATCGCCCGCTTCCAGGCGGCCAGGTTCTCCAGCATGTGCCGGGTATTCGCGCCGATCTATCCGCAGATCACCATCCTGGGTCTGGCACCCGCCATGCTGCTGCAGCTCAAGCAGCCGATGCAGACCGCGTACACGTCGGTTCGCGACGCCTGGCGTGAGTACCTGGCCCGCGACAACAAAGGGCGCGGCGTGGTCTTCATCGGCCACTCACAAGGCAGCATGATGCTGCGTAAGCTAATCCGCGAGGAGATCGATCGCGTTCCGGCGGTGCGAGACCGTGTGGTGGGCGCGTTGCTGATCGGCGGCAACGTGACCACCGCAGCGGGATCCACCACCGGCGGCGACTTCCAGAACCTGCCGCTGTGCACGCGGCGCGGCCAGTTCGGTTGCGTGATCGGCTTCTCCACCGACCTGGTAGCACCGGTCATCTCACTGTTCGGCAACACCGACATCGACCTGCTCTCACAAACGATGGACCTACCGCGCGGTGCGGGGTACCGCGTGGCGTGCACCGACCCCGGCCCGCTCGCCGGGGAGACAGGCCCCGTCCCGGTGACGGTACCCAGCGAGCCCTACTCGTTCGGGATCATCTCCACCCTCATGGGCTACACCACCTTCCCCGAAGCGCTGCCCACCTCCACGAGCACCTGGACGGCGAGCAAGGGCCGCGGGATCGGCGCCTGCGAATACGTAAACCGGCACAGCATGTACCGGATCACCATGACAACGCCACAGCCGATCAACGAGTTGCCGCTGCTCAGCACGCATCTGCTGGACATGAACTTCGGACTGGACCGGCTGGTGTCGATCGCGAGACAACAGTCACAGGCCTGGCTCAAGCGCTAG
- the menE gene encoding o-succinylbenzoate--CoA ligase, with the protein MRRLQALPIDTVESALPQLAALLDGTAPAWLPVPARDPRESARLTAAMAVDSPIDERAALVVATSGSTGTPKGAMLTRENLAASAAGTAERLGGPGQWLLAMPPHHVAGVQVMLRSLAAGWAPVGLDVSAGFAPSSLADGFAAMTAPRRYVSLVPTQLVKILADPAATQALARFDGVLIGGGACPPPVREAALAAGIRMVRTYGMSETAGGCVYDGVPLPGVEIRLDGPDGRIVLGGPTVALGYRNAPAHPAFSEPGWFRTDDAGTMTDGELSVTGRLDEAISTGGLTVLPQVVEAVLARVPGVAEVAVFAQPDPRLGQRVAAAVVPVAGQAVTVELLRAAVEAELDRTAAPRALFLVDELPRRGPGKVDRRALVEQYFEY; encoded by the coding sequence GTGAGACGCCTTCAGGCCCTTCCGATCGACACCGTCGAATCCGCTCTGCCGCAGCTGGCGGCGCTCCTCGACGGGACGGCGCCCGCGTGGCTGCCCGTGCCCGCGCGCGATCCCCGCGAGAGCGCCCGGCTCACCGCGGCGATGGCCGTCGATTCCCCCATCGACGAGCGGGCGGCGCTGGTCGTCGCCACCTCCGGCAGCACCGGAACTCCCAAGGGCGCCATGCTCACCCGCGAGAATCTCGCCGCCAGCGCGGCGGGCACCGCGGAGCGGCTCGGTGGTCCCGGCCAGTGGTTGCTCGCGATGCCCCCGCACCATGTCGCAGGCGTGCAGGTGATGCTCCGCTCGCTCGCCGCGGGCTGGGCCCCTGTGGGACTGGACGTCTCGGCCGGCTTCGCACCGTCGAGCCTTGCGGACGGATTCGCGGCGATGACCGCACCGCGGCGCTACGTCTCGCTGGTGCCGACCCAGTTGGTGAAGATCCTGGCCGATCCCGCCGCGACGCAGGCCCTGGCGCGATTCGACGGAGTGCTCATCGGCGGCGGCGCCTGCCCACCCCCGGTGCGCGAGGCGGCTCTCGCCGCCGGCATTCGCATGGTGCGCACCTACGGGATGAGTGAGACCGCCGGCGGCTGCGTCTACGACGGAGTTCCGTTGCCGGGCGTGGAGATCCGGCTCGACGGCCCGGACGGACGCATCGTGCTCGGCGGGCCGACGGTGGCGCTCGGCTACCGCAACGCACCCGCGCATCCCGCGTTCAGTGAGCCGGGATGGTTCCGTACCGACGATGCCGGGACGATGACCGACGGAGAGTTGTCGGTGACCGGCCGACTCGACGAGGCCATCTCGACCGGCGGCCTGACGGTGCTCCCCCAGGTGGTCGAGGCAGTGTTGGCGCGGGTGCCGGGTGTGGCCGAGGTGGCCGTGTTCGCGCAGCCCGATCCCCGGCTGGGCCAGCGGGTGGCGGCAGCGGTCGTGCCGGTGGCGGGCCAGGCGGTCACCGTCGAGCTGCTGCGCGCGGCCGTCGAGGCGGAGCTGGACCGAACGGCGGCGCCGCGGGCGCTGTTCCTGGTCGATGAGCTTCCGCGCCGCGGACCGGGGAAAGTGGATCGACGGGCCCTCGTGGAGCAATACTTCGAGTACTGA
- a CDS encoding DUF3349 domain-containing protein: MSSGQGFIAKIVDWLRAGYPEGVPSHDYQPLLALLDRQLTKEEVKEVTRELIDDAHLTPEGVEPITRIDAGVAISGHTREMPLEKDIARVRERLERKGWPFDDAPLRADEPPRE, encoded by the coding sequence ATGAGTTCCGGTCAGGGCTTCATCGCGAAGATCGTCGATTGGCTGCGGGCCGGGTACCCCGAGGGCGTGCCCAGCCACGACTACCAGCCGCTCCTCGCGCTGCTCGATCGGCAGCTCACGAAGGAGGAGGTCAAGGAGGTCACGCGCGAGCTGATCGACGATGCGCACCTCACCCCCGAGGGGGTCGAGCCCATCACCCGGATCGACGCCGGCGTCGCGATCAGCGGTCACACCCGAGAGATGCCGCTGGAGAAGGACATCGCCCGGGTCCGGGAACGCCTGGAGCGCAAGGGGTGGCCGTTCGACGATGCCCCACTCCGGGCCGACGAGCCGCCGCGCGAGTGA
- a CDS encoding DUF3349 domain-containing protein, with protein sequence MTTENTQDNVLTQVLDWLRAGYPEGVPPKDYFPLLALLQRSLSEEEVNAVMGRLLAARPDEVHKDEIEAAIAKVTQSQPSDDDLNQVASKLAAGGWPLTGFTSN encoded by the coding sequence ATGACCACCGAGAACACCCAGGACAACGTCCTCACCCAGGTGCTCGACTGGCTCCGCGCCGGGTACCCCGAGGGCGTGCCACCGAAGGACTACTTCCCGCTGCTCGCGCTGTTGCAGCGGTCGCTGTCCGAGGAGGAGGTCAACGCGGTGATGGGCCGGCTGCTGGCCGCCCGCCCCGACGAGGTGCATAAGGACGAGATCGAGGCGGCCATCGCCAAGGTCACGCAGTCGCAACCGAGCGACGACGACCTCAATCAGGTGGCCTCCAAGCTGGCCGCGGGCGGTTGGCCGCTCACCGGCTTCACCAGCAACTGA
- a CDS encoding inorganic phosphate transporter produces the protein MNSELIILLLVIVTALAFDFTNGFHDTGNAMATSIATGALKPKTAVSLSAILNLVGAFLSVEVALTVTNAVIKIQNKDGSPKAEFTANHGRALLIIVLAGLIGGIVWNLLTWLLGLPSSSSHALFGGMIGAAMAALGTGGVVWIGHGKLDGVIGKVVLPALFAPVVAGVVAAVGTFLIFKIVAGVAERFTEEGFRWGQIGTASLVSLAHGTNDAQKTMGVITLALIGYSAGSPGSGGFLYWDNTHDIPLWVKFSAAAAIALGTFLGGWRIIRTLGKGLIEISAPQGMAAEASSATVILVSSHLGFALSTTHVATGSILGSGVGKPGAKVRWNVAVRMVAAWFITLPAAAVVGAIMWVVAAKIPGLAGPIVAFLILCALSGYMYWRAQQQKVDSNNVNAEWDDSSNSVVPADEKIAKV, from the coding sequence ATGAACAGCGAACTGATCATCTTGCTGTTGGTGATCGTGACGGCCCTCGCCTTCGACTTCACCAATGGCTTCCACGACACCGGCAACGCGATGGCCACCTCCATCGCCACCGGCGCCCTCAAGCCCAAGACCGCCGTCTCGCTCTCGGCGATCCTGAACCTGGTCGGCGCCTTCCTGTCGGTCGAGGTGGCACTCACCGTCACCAACGCCGTGATCAAGATCCAGAACAAGGACGGTTCGCCCAAGGCGGAGTTCACCGCCAATCACGGTCGCGCACTGCTGATCATCGTGCTCGCCGGCCTGATCGGCGGCATCGTCTGGAACCTGCTGACCTGGCTGCTCGGCCTGCCCAGCTCCAGTTCGCATGCGCTGTTCGGTGGCATGATCGGTGCCGCGATGGCCGCCCTCGGCACCGGCGGCGTGGTCTGGATCGGCCACGGCAAGCTCGACGGTGTCATCGGCAAGGTCGTGCTCCCGGCGCTGTTCGCTCCCGTGGTCGCCGGCGTCGTCGCCGCGGTCGGCACCTTCCTGATCTTCAAGATCGTCGCCGGCGTCGCCGAGCGGTTCACCGAGGAGGGCTTCCGCTGGGGCCAGATCGGTACCGCCTCGCTGGTCTCGCTGGCGCACGGCACCAACGATGCACAGAAGACCATGGGCGTGATCACCCTGGCCCTCATCGGCTACAGCGCCGGCAGCCCCGGGTCGGGCGGCTTCCTCTACTGGGACAACACCCACGACATCCCGCTCTGGGTGAAGTTCTCCGCCGCGGCCGCGATCGCGCTCGGCACCTTCCTCGGCGGCTGGCGGATCATCCGCACCCTGGGCAAGGGCCTGATCGAGATCAGCGCCCCGCAGGGCATGGCGGCCGAGGCCTCGTCGGCCACCGTCATCCTGGTCTCCAGCCACCTGGGCTTCGCTCTCTCGACCACGCATGTGGCCACCGGCTCGATCCTCGGCTCGGGCGTCGGCAAACCGGGCGCGAAGGTGCGCTGGAACGTGGCCGTCCGCATGGTCGCCGCCTGGTTCATCACCCTGCCCGCCGCCGCCGTCGTGGGCGCGATCATGTGGGTCGTCGCCGCGAAGATCCCCGGCCTCGCCGGCCCGATCGTCGCCTTCCTCATCCTCTGCGCACTGTCGGGCTACATGTACTGGCGCGCCCAGCAGCAGAAGGTGGACTCCAACAACGTCAACGCCGAGTGGGACGACAGCAGCAACTCCGTCGTCCCCGCCGACGAGAAGATTGCGAAGGTCTAA
- a CDS encoding BTAD domain-containing putative transcriptional regulator, translating to MASLDIRVLGQVSLSVDGAPNEVSGVKPRSVLALLVMNRGRAVTVDSLSEQVWDGNPPASARASLQVFVSGLRKALRGPGAGSGLDALLVTSGSTYRLDLEPDQSDVGRFDAARRRGAELAAAGRFDQASLMFASALAEFRGDAVADLRGLQFADNFAIGMAEERAAVQSAMYDAEIAAGRAGSVIGDLRRLVSEHPLQEPLWGQLITALYVTGRQADALEAARELRRTLADELGADPTPALVELEGKVLRQEQLAFAQVRPAQPGTGRAFEKTETDAAADSSGPRGLLIASDGTEYPVHGEIRLGRLPDNDVSVDDTKVSREHAVITGAVSGFAVRDLMSSNGTFVGERRVAGQMPLSDGDELTLGRTTFTFRVIDED from the coding sequence ATGGCGTCGTTGGATATCCGAGTGCTGGGCCAGGTCTCGTTGTCGGTCGACGGCGCACCCAACGAGGTTTCGGGCGTGAAGCCGCGGTCGGTGCTGGCGCTGCTCGTGATGAACCGCGGCCGTGCGGTCACGGTGGATTCGCTCAGCGAGCAGGTCTGGGACGGCAACCCGCCGGCGTCCGCTCGGGCCAGCCTGCAGGTCTTCGTCAGCGGTCTGCGCAAAGCGCTGCGCGGCCCCGGTGCGGGTTCGGGGCTCGACGCGCTGCTGGTCACGTCGGGCTCCACGTACCGGCTCGATCTCGAACCCGACCAGTCCGATGTGGGCAGGTTCGACGCCGCCCGCCGGCGGGGCGCCGAGCTGGCCGCTGCGGGCCGGTTCGACCAGGCCTCACTGATGTTCGCGTCCGCGCTCGCCGAATTCCGCGGCGACGCCGTGGCCGATCTGCGCGGGCTGCAGTTCGCCGACAACTTCGCCATCGGCATGGCGGAGGAACGCGCCGCGGTGCAGTCCGCGATGTACGACGCCGAGATCGCGGCCGGTCGTGCGGGATCGGTGATCGGTGATCTTCGTCGCCTCGTGTCCGAGCACCCGCTGCAGGAACCGTTGTGGGGTCAGTTGATCACCGCGCTGTACGTCACGGGGCGGCAGGCCGACGCGTTGGAGGCCGCGCGGGAGCTGCGCCGGACGCTCGCCGACGAACTCGGCGCCGATCCGACGCCCGCGCTGGTGGAACTGGAGGGCAAGGTGCTGCGCCAGGAGCAGCTCGCCTTCGCGCAGGTCCGGCCCGCTCAGCCCGGTACCGGACGTGCCTTCGAGAAGACCGAAACCGACGCGGCCGCCGACTCCTCCGGTCCGCGTGGTCTGCTCATCGCCTCCGACGGCACGGAATATCCGGTGCACGGTGAAATCCGGTTGGGTCGCCTTCCCGACAACGACGTCAGCGTCGACGACACCAAGGTCTCGCGGGAGCACGCCGTGATCACGGGCGCTGTCAGTGGCTTCGCGGTCCGAGACCTGATGTCCTCGAACGGCACCTTCGTGGGGGAGCGCCGGGTGGCCGGCCAGATGCCGCTGTCGGATGGTGACGAACTGACGCTCGGGCGCACCACGTTCACCTTCCGGGTGATCGACGAGGACTAG
- a CDS encoding YdcF family protein has translation MPRRDLASGHDFDGAPAMVIAAWTAAAISAVTAVEAVRRIVADRRRVTNGLWLIAVLLCVWVTAILVLEAAGRSSAAIVLAFGPMLLGVIGLVGVGVGLLANSLVVIRREGLSLATLVPAAMGLALLAEVFLGAHLLHALTEGISAVTAVLLVALLIPGALVVLQLAAYTVYAVVHRRLPGGRDAGVVVVLGSGLNGERLTPLLRSRMDLGISEFRRLVDDGGDPFLVCSGGRGHDEVIAEGEAMARYALAQGIPSNRLLREVRSTTTEENLRYSAELLASEGIAWTRMLVTTSSFHALRAGSLTRRLGLPATALGAPTALYFRPAAFLREFVAVVVHYRRANLIVCAVLVGMWGLLVAVVMIVADQAEPVILDGAALEVLAPRVKGVETD, from the coding sequence GTGCCCCGGCGTGACCTAGCCTCGGGGCATGACTTCGACGGTGCGCCCGCGATGGTGATCGCGGCATGGACCGCCGCGGCGATCTCCGCGGTAACCGCTGTGGAGGCCGTGCGACGGATCGTCGCCGATCGCCGCAGGGTGACGAACGGGTTATGGCTGATCGCGGTGCTGCTCTGCGTGTGGGTGACGGCGATCCTGGTCCTCGAGGCGGCGGGGCGGTCCAGTGCCGCGATCGTGCTGGCGTTCGGCCCGATGCTGCTGGGTGTGATCGGTCTCGTCGGCGTCGGCGTGGGGCTGCTGGCGAACAGCCTCGTCGTGATCCGGCGCGAGGGATTGAGTCTGGCCACGCTGGTACCGGCGGCGATGGGTCTGGCCCTGCTGGCCGAGGTCTTCCTCGGAGCCCATCTGCTGCACGCCCTCACCGAGGGGATCAGCGCGGTCACGGCGGTCCTGCTGGTCGCGCTCCTGATTCCCGGCGCACTGGTCGTGCTGCAGTTGGCCGCCTACACGGTGTACGCGGTGGTGCACCGGCGGCTGCCGGGTGGCAGAGACGCCGGCGTCGTGGTGGTGCTCGGATCGGGACTCAACGGTGAGCGACTCACGCCGCTGTTGCGCTCACGGATGGATCTGGGGATCAGCGAGTTCCGCAGGCTCGTCGACGATGGTGGTGATCCCTTTCTGGTGTGCTCCGGCGGCCGTGGCCACGACGAGGTGATCGCCGAGGGAGAGGCGATGGCCCGCTACGCGCTGGCACAGGGAATCCCATCGAATCGGTTGCTCCGGGAGGTGCGGTCGACGACCACCGAGGAGAATCTGCGGTACTCCGCTGAATTGCTGGCCAGCGAGGGAATCGCATGGACACGGATGCTGGTCACTACGAGCAGCTTTCATGCCCTGCGTGCGGGCTCATTGACGCGCCGGCTGGGCCTGCCCGCCACCGCACTCGGCGCTCCCACGGCGCTCTACTTCCGTCCGGCCGCGTTTCTGCGAGAGTTCGTGGCGGTGGTTGTGCATTACCGGCGAGCGAACCTGATCGTGTGCGCCGTGCTGGTGGGGATGTGGGGCCTGCTCGTGGCGGTCGTGATGATCGTTGCCGATCAGGCTGAACCGGTGATCCTTGATGGCGCGGCCCTTGAAGTGTTAGCCCCGCGGGTGAAGGGCGTGGAGACCGACTGA
- a CDS encoding HIT family protein: protein MQGCVFCAIVTGDAPAAVVHETDELIAFLDARPISPGHSLVVPKRHAAGLGELDGATGERMFGLGHRLARAARAGALGADGVNLVLNDGRAAFQTVDHVHLHVIPRYAGDRRSLLRRIVRRKPRPSDDAASLLRGGLDAQAP from the coding sequence ATGCAGGGATGCGTGTTCTGCGCGATCGTCACCGGCGACGCGCCCGCCGCCGTCGTTCACGAGACCGACGAGCTGATCGCTTTCCTCGACGCGCGGCCGATCAGTCCCGGACACAGCCTCGTCGTCCCGAAGCGGCATGCCGCGGGGCTCGGCGAGCTCGACGGTGCAACCGGGGAACGAATGTTCGGGCTGGGACACCGTCTAGCGCGGGCCGCCCGGGCGGGCGCACTCGGCGCCGACGGGGTGAACCTCGTGCTCAACGACGGCCGGGCCGCGTTCCAGACCGTCGACCACGTTCATCTGCACGTGATCCCGCGATACGCGGGTGACCGGCGCTCGCTCCTGCGCCGGATCGTGCGCCGCAAGCCACGCCCGTCCGACGACGCTGCGTCGTTGCTCCGCGGCGGTCTGGACGCGCAGGCGCCGTGA